The Cloacibacterium caeni region ATCGCTTACAAATACCTGTTCTTTTCTTTTCAGGCAAGTCGTTTTCAAAAGGTTGGGGTGTTTTCTGAGCCAGTGTTTGGAGAAAGTTGTTCTTGTATATCTTTTCTTAGGATAAATAAGCAGGTTTTCTCTTCGTAAATAATTGAACAGCGCATCTCTGCCTATTTTTATCTTTTCAAGCTTGAACTTATTTTTAAGCAAATAATAAAGTTTTCTTGTTCCTATTCTGGGCTGTTCTAAACGAATCTCCTCAACAAATCGTTTAACTTTCTCCAATTCTTTTTCCCGAACACATAATCTTTGGCGCTGCTGGTAAATGGCTTGTCTGCTTATCCCAAACAATCTGCAGATTTTGGATAAACTCAATCCTTTTTCTTGGAGTTGTCTGACTGTTTGGGCGTAAACTTTTTTCGAATCTGTGTGCCGTATTGCTTGTCCGAGATATCAATCATCATATTGAGAACTTTGGTTTTTAGTTTCTCATCAGCTAATTCTTTCTCTAATCTTTTAATCTTTTCGGCGGGTGTTTCTTTGGATTGTAACATGGTATGAATGGTGGGTTTGCTCCAATCTAAATTACCATATTTTCTGAGCCAAACCAAAACGGTACTTCTACCTTGGATACCGTAATGTTGCTGTGCCTGTTTGTAAGTGAATTCGCCCTTTTCTACACGGCTTACAATACCTAATTTAAAAGCCATTGTGTAATCTTGTTGTGTACGCTTTTCTACTGTCTTCTCTCGATTTTCCATAATAAGTCTATTTGGTGTAAACTTATTTTAGGACGGGTCACTAAACATAAAAAAAGCAGCCTAAGACAGACTGCTTTCCTTTATACTTTTAAAATTTCTAAGAAATCACTCCGCTTCCTAATAATTCTTCGCCTACATACCAAGCTGCGAACTGTCCTTCTGCAATCGCAGATTGTGGATTTTCGAATTCTATGAAAAATCCTTCTTCAAACTGATAAAGCGTGGCTTTTTCTAGAGGTTGACGGTACCTGATTCTCGCCATTACTTCCATAGATTCTCCGTTTTTAAGACGTAAATCTTCACGAACCCAATGCAATTCTGAATTGTCAATTTTCAAGGCTTTTCTAAACAATCCTGGGAAATTTCTTCCTTCTCCTACATACACCAAATTATTTTCCATATCTCTGGAAATGAGGAAACAAGATTCTTTATGACCACCAATTCCCAAGCCTTTACTTTGACCAATCGTGTAGAATTGTGCACCTTGATGTTTGCCAATCACTTTCCCGTCTGATTTTTTGTAATGGATTTTTGCAGACAAATATTCTAACTCTTCTAATTTTGAAGAAAACTCAGGTTTTTCTTTGTGATATTCAGCAAAATCACTGAAAATTTCTACAATTTCGCCTTCTTTGGCTTTTAATTGTTGCTGAAGAAAAGTAGGCAAACTTACTTTCCCGATGAAACAAAGACCTTGAGAATCTTTTTTATCGGCAGTTGCCAATTCCATTTCTCTGGCAATTTCTCTTACTTCTGGTTTGGTGAGTTCTCCAATCGGGAAAAGCGCTTTAGAAAGCTGTTTTTGACTCAATTGACACAAAAAATAACTTTGGTCTTTGTTGTTATCTTTTCCAGCCAAAAGTTGATACACTTCTTCCCCATTTTCATTGGTAAAAGAATCTAATCTTGCATAATGTCCCGTTGCTACTTTATCTGCACCTAGAGAAAGTGCGGTTTCTAAAAAAACATCGAATTTTACTTCTCGGTTGCACAAAACATCAGGATTGGGAGTTCTACCCTTTTCGTATTCGGCAAACATATAATCTACAATGCGTTCTTTGTAGAGTTCGCTCATATCAATCACTTGGAACGGAATTCCCAGTTTTTTGGCCACTAAAAGGGCGTCATTACTGTCTTCAATCCAAGGACATTCATCTTCTAAAGTTACGGAAGCATCGTTCCAATTTCTCATAAAAAGTCCGATGACTTCGTGACCTTGTTTCTGCAACAAATACGCTGCAACGCTGGAGTCTACACCTCCTGATAAACCGACTACTATTTTCATAATTGAGTTACGCTTTCGTTAAGGGAAAGTTTTACGACTGCAAAATTACGAATTAAAAACTCATTTGAAATTTTTCTGCTAAATTTGAATCATAGAAATTTTCTAAAAATGAAAAAATTATCTCTATTCTTTCTGATTTTGATGTCTTTTTCGGCATTTTCTCAGGTGGAAACCTCTACACAAAACTCTAAATGGACTTTTGGTGGTTATGCTGGTTTAACGGGCGGTTTTGGCAGTAATAACGGCATTGCAGTACATATTGCACCAAAAGTAGGCTATAAAATTTCTGAGAATTTAGAAGCAGGTTTGATGAGCAGTCTCAATTGGCAAAACTCATCTTATTCTTACTCCACTTTGTTTGGAATTGGACCATTTGTGAATTATTATTTGGGCAGAAATTTCTATTTAGGTTCTCAATTTCAAGAATATTTTATCAATCAAAAAGTAAAATCTTCAGAAGAAAAATACAGTTCAAACGAATCTGCACTTTACATTGGCGGAGGTTATATGCAAAGAATGGGTAACAATTCTTATTTGCAGATTGGTGGAATGTATAATGTACTTTGGAAACAAAACAGCAGTATTTTCAGCAGTGGTTTTGTACCTAATATTGGGATGGTTTTTGGGTTGTAGAATATTTTAAAAAATAAAAACCTCCGAAAATAGACTGCACCCAAAAGTTTAGACAAAATTAAACAATATTTTCAAAGGAAAGAGTTCGGTACTGTACCGGACTCTTTCCTTTGAGATTGAGTCTTATTCTATCATTGTTGTAATAGTGAATGTACTTCACTATTTCCATCTTAAGTTCCTGAATGGAACCAAACTTTCTGGCATAAAACATTTCTGATTTTATCGTTCCAAAAAAGTTTTCTATCACCGCATTGTCCAAACAGTTTCCTTTTCGGGACATACTTTGAATAATACCTTTTTCTTTTAACAAGTTTTGGTAATGTTTCATTTGATATTGCCAACCTTGATCAGAATGTAGAATGATGTTTTGTGTAGATTTTACTTTTCTGAATGATTTCTTTAGCATTCTGATGATTTGGCTAAACACAGGTCTTTCAGATAAGTCAAAACTGACAATTTCACCATTAAATAAATCGATGATTGGAGATAGATAAAGTTTATTACCCGATACATTAAACTCTGTAACATCGGTTGCCCATTTCTGATTAGGAGTGTCCGATTTGAAATTCCTCTGTAGAACATTGGGCGCAATTTTCCCTTGCTCTCCCTTGTAAGATTTATATTTCTTCACTCGGATAATACTCTTTAAACCTAATATTTTCATAAGTCGTAAAACAGTTTTGTGATTAATCAAAATTCCTTTTTCTTTCAAAAGCAAAGTAATTCTTCTATAGCCCAACCTTCCTTTGTGACGATGATAAATCTGCTTAATCATTTCTTTTATTTCCGCATATTTATCTTTCATTTGAAAGCGTTTTTGATAGTAATAAAAACTGCTTCTTGCCATCGATGTACAATGCAGTAGTACTGCTAAATCAAAGTCCTGCCTTAACTCTTCGATGGCTTTGGATTTTTCCTTTCCTGAATTAAGGCGTCTAACTTTTTTAAAATGGCGTTCTCGGCTTCTAAATAATAAATCCTCTCCAACAGTTCTTCCTCCCTTGTTAAGGGTTTGCCTGTTTTCTTTTTTTTTCGCGTGTAATTACTCATGGTTTTAGGTCTTCCTCTGGGTATGTTTTCTAAACCTAAAATACCATTTTTTTTGTAATTACGCTGCCAACTAAGAATACTGGACTCCGCAGGAATATTAAACCTTCTCGACGCTTCTTTTAAACTTAAATTCTCTTTCTCAATTACTGATAAAATCTTTAATTTAAAATCTTTTGTGTAATGCGTATTGGAAAGCCGAACAAGTCCTGAAACTCCATAAAGTTCATAAAATTTTATCCATTTACGAACCAAGGAACCACAAACTCCAATGCGTTTTCCTAAATCGTCTGTTCCAATATCCCCTTTGTGATATCTCTTTATAGCTTTTAATTTAAAGTCTAATGAATATTTACTTTTCCCCATAAAAAATGCCCCTAAAAAGTGTCTAACTTTTTGGGGGCAGTCCAAAATTCGGAGGTTTTTTTATGCTTTTTGTTTAGATTTCTTTTGGGTTTCACCTTCTAAAGCATCTTTGGCTTCGTTTAGTTTTAGAACTACGGTTTCGCCTTCAGAGAATTGTTTATTTACGAGCATTTCTGCCAATAAATCTTCTATATATTTTTGGATGGCACGTTTTAGAGGTCTTGCTCCAAAATCTTTGTCCCAACCTTTCTCTGCGATGAAATCTCTAGCATCGTCTGTTAATTCTACTTTGTAGTTTAGTTTTTCTAGACGTTTGTAGAGTTTATTTAACTCAAGGTCAATAATTTTTTTGATGTCTTCTTTTTCAAGAGAATTGAAAATAATAATATCGTCTATTCTGTTTAAGAATTCTGGCGCAAAAGCTTTTTTCAAAGCGTTTTCTATGGTTGCTCTCGCTCTAGCATCAGAAGAAGTTTTCTTCGCAGAAGTTCCGAATCCTACTCCATCACCGAAATCTTTTAAATCTCTGGTTCCGATGTTAGAAGTCAAGATGATAATCGTATTTCTGAAATCTACTTTTCTTCCTAAAGAATCGGTAACGTGACCTTCATCTAAAATTTGCAATAAAATATTGAAAACATCTGGGTGTGCTTTTTCTATTTCGTCTAATAAAACTACAGCGTAAGGTTTTCTACGAACCGCTTCGGTTAATTGTCCGCCTTCTTCATAACCTACATAACCTGGAGGCGCTCCTACCAATCTAGAAACCGCGAATTTCTCCATGTATTCACTCATGTCTATTCTAATCAATGCATCATCAGAATCGAATAATTCACGAGCCATTACTTTTGCCAATTCGGTTTTACCAACACCCGTTGTTCCTAGGAAAATAAACGTACCAATCGGTCTGTTCGGATCTTTCAATCCTGCTCTGTTTCTTTGGATGGCTTTCACCACTTTTTTCACAGCATCTTCTTGGCCAATAACTTTTCCGTTGAGTAAATTATCCATATTGGCTAATTTATCCATCTCGTTTTTGCCCACTTTTGTTACTGGAACTCCAGACATCATCGAAACTACCTCAGCTACATTTTCTTCGGTTACCACTTCTTTTTTCTCCTTCACTTCTTTGTCCCATTTGTCTTGAGCCACAGCCAATTCTAGTTGTAAACGCTCTTCTTCATCTTTTAATTTTCTCGCTTCTAAATAATCTTGAGCTTTTACCGCTTTTTGTTTAAGTTCCTTGATTTCTTCAATTTGCTTTTCATGCTCAATGATGTCAGTAGGAACTTTCATATTTTTGATATACACTCTAGAACCTGCTTCGTCCATCGCATCAATCGCTTTGTCTGGAAGGAATCTATCGGTAATATATCTCGAAGTAAGGTTTACACACGCTGCAATCGCTTCGTCTGTATACGTTACATTGTGGTGATCTTCGTATTTGTCTTTAATTTGATTCAAAATCAAAATGGTTTCTTCCACAGAAGTAGGTTCTACCATTACTTTTTGGAAACGTCTTTCTAAAGCACCATCTTTTTCGATGTACTGACGGTATTCGTCTAAAGTAGTCGCACCGATGCATTGAATTTCGCCTCTTGCTAAAGCAGGTTTAAACATATTAGAAGCATCTAAACTTCCTGTAGAACTTCCTGCACCAACAATCGTGTGTAACTCATCTATGAAAAGAATGACGTCTCTGTTTTTCTCTAGTTCCGTCATAATCGCTTTCATTCTCTCTTCGAACTGACCTCTGTATTTAGTTCCAGCAACTAGACTTG contains the following coding sequences:
- a CDS encoding IS3 family transposase (programmed frameshift), whose protein sequence is MENREKTVEKRTQQDYTMAFKLGIVSRVEKGEFTYKQAQQHYGIQGRSTVLVWLRKYGNLDWSKPTIHTMLQSKETPAEKIKRLEKELADEKLKTKVLNMMIDISDKQYGTQIRKKFYAQTVRQLQEKGLSLSKICRLFGISRQAIYQQRQRLCVREKELEKVKRFVEEIRLEQPRIGTRKLYYLLKNKFKLEKIKIGRDALFNYLRRENLLIYPKKRYTRTTFSKHWLRKHPNLLKTTCLKRKEQVFVSDITYIKTKTNVCYLSLVTDAYSRKIMGYELSENMNAENVVKALKMAVKNRTTHLPLIHHSDRGLQYCSEVYQKVLVENKIKPSMTDGYDCYQNALAERINGILKQEFLIYKCKNIQDLKQMVKESIYIYNNKRPHLSLKMKTPETIHKKSGKSISSGLVS
- the mnmA gene encoding tRNA 2-thiouridine(34) synthase MnmA, with amino-acid sequence MKIVVGLSGGVDSSVAAYLLQKQGHEVIGLFMRNWNDASVTLEDECPWIEDSNDALLVAKKLGIPFQVIDMSELYKERIVDYMFAEYEKGRTPNPDVLCNREVKFDVFLETALSLGADKVATGHYARLDSFTNENGEEVYQLLAGKDNNKDQSYFLCQLSQKQLSKALFPIGELTKPEVREIAREMELATADKKDSQGLCFIGKVSLPTFLQQQLKAKEGEIVEIFSDFAEYHKEKPEFSSKLEELEYLSAKIHYKKSDGKVIGKHQGAQFYTIGQSKGLGIGGHKESCFLISRDMENNLVYVGEGRNFPGLFRKALKIDNSELHWVREDLRLKNGESMEVMARIRYRQPLEKATLYQFEEGFFIEFENPQSAIAEGQFAAWYVGEELLGSGVIS
- a CDS encoding IS3 family transposase (programmed frameshift), with product MGKSKYSLDFKLKAIKRYHKGDIGTDDLGKRIGVCGSLVRKWIKFYELYGVSGLVRLSNTHYTKDFKLKILSVIEKENLSLKEASRRFNIPAESSILSWQRNYKKNGILGLENIPRGRPKTMSNYTRKKKKTGKPLTREEELLERIYYLEAENAILKKFRRLNSGKEKSKAIEELRQDFDLAVLLHCTSMARSSFYYYQKRFQMKDKYAEIKEMIKQIYHRHKGRLGYRRITLLLKEKGILINHKTVLRLMKILGLKSIIRVKKYKSYKGEQGKIAPNVLQRNFKSDTPNQKWATDVTEFNVSGNKLYLSPIIDLFNGEIVSFDLSERPVFSQIIRMLKKSFRKVKSTQNIILHSDQGWQYQMKHYQNLLKEKGIIQSMSRKGNCLDNAVIENFFGTIKSEMFYARKFGSIQELKMEIVKYIHYYNNDRIRLNLKGKSPVQYRTLSFENIV
- a CDS encoding ATP-dependent Clp protease ATP-binding subunit, which translates into the protein MENKFSEGLTKVFKHSKSEAKRLHSEFLSTEHFLLGIIQTDNSAKEILENLQADLTQIRRKIENMNVNTNPFLEEKENISFTKLADYAVKRADLECRQYRASEINTVHLLLGILYKMEDPTTNILSAYEIDYDSVAKEYQSMLKNSGQLPKSSAYDDDEEREEYGQMKKPTGNLGTGKSKTPTLDNFGRDLTALASEGKLDPVIGREKEIERVSQILSRRKKNNPLLIGEPGVGKSAIAEGLALRIMQKKVSRVLFNKRVITLDLASLVAGTKYRGQFEERMKAIMTELEKNRDVILFIDELHTIVGAGSSTGSLDASNMFKPALARGEIQCIGATTLDEYRQYIEKDGALERRFQKVMVEPTSVEETILILNQIKDKYEDHHNVTYTDEAIAACVNLTSRYITDRFLPDKAIDAMDEAGSRVYIKNMKVPTDIIEHEKQIEEIKELKQKAVKAQDYLEARKLKDEEERLQLELAVAQDKWDKEVKEKKEVVTEENVAEVVSMMSGVPVTKVGKNEMDKLANMDNLLNGKVIGQEDAVKKVVKAIQRNRAGLKDPNRPIGTFIFLGTTGVGKTELAKVMARELFDSDDALIRIDMSEYMEKFAVSRLVGAPPGYVGYEEGGQLTEAVRRKPYAVVLLDEIEKAHPDVFNILLQILDEGHVTDSLGRKVDFRNTIIILTSNIGTRDLKDFGDGVGFGTSAKKTSSDARARATIENALKKAFAPEFLNRIDDIIIFNSLEKEDIKKIIDLELNKLYKRLEKLNYKVELTDDARDFIAEKGWDKDFGARPLKRAIQKYIEDLLAEMLVNKQFSEGETVVLKLNEAKDALEGETQKKSKQKA